The following coding sequences are from one Niveibacterium umoris window:
- a CDS encoding pilin translates to MKKIQLGFTLIELMIVVAIIGILAAVALPAYQDYTVRARVSEGLVGASAAKVNVQDVLANGNPTGDALGYSMGYTVPSASRNVSSISIAAATGVITVTTTSAAGNGTLTITPNAPVGTALPTGTATFTPPAQSVAWRCMASGASASGFTGATAGTLPARFAPAECK, encoded by the coding sequence ATGAAAAAGATTCAACTCGGCTTCACGCTGATCGAACTGATGATCGTTGTTGCGATCATCGGCATTCTGGCCGCAGTCGCGCTGCCGGCTTACCAGGACTACACCGTCCGTGCCCGCGTTTCGGAAGGCCTGGTTGGCGCTTCGGCCGCCAAGGTTAACGTGCAAGACGTGCTGGCCAACGGCAACCCGACCGGCGACGCTCTCGGTTACTCGATGGGCTACACCGTTCCGTCGGCTTCCCGCAACGTGTCGAGCATCTCCATCGCTGCTGCGACCGGCGTGATCACCGTGACCACCACTTCGGCTGCTGGTAATGGCACCCTGACCATCACCCCGAACGCCCCGGTGGGTACCGCGCTGCCGACGGGTACCGCAACCTTCACGCCGCCGGCCCAGTCCGTGGCATGGCGCTGCATGGCCAGCGGCGCTTCCGCCTCTGGCTTCACCGGTGCCACCGCTGGCACGCTGCCGGCACGCTTTGCACCGGCTGAATGCAAGTAA
- a CDS encoding TerC family protein — protein sequence MPDLSDIHFWSAVAQIIVIDLVLSGDNAVVIALACRNLTPDRRRAGIAWGVLGAVVLRIVLTAFAALLMGWPWLKLIGGLLLLWIGVKLMVPEQEGEHEIHGSGSVWGAVKTIIVADFVMSLDNVVAVAGASHGSIPLLVFGLIVSIPIIIFASQVIMHLMERVPLVVTIGAGLLGWVAGGMIASDPAIKPLLAGLPTWSGYFAASAGATLVVVIGVVMTRRRARGYRVLEEG from the coding sequence ATGCCTGACCTTTCGGACATCCATTTCTGGTCTGCCGTTGCGCAGATCATCGTGATCGACCTCGTGCTGTCGGGAGACAACGCAGTGGTGATCGCGCTCGCGTGCCGGAACCTGACGCCTGATCGCCGGCGTGCCGGCATCGCATGGGGCGTGCTGGGTGCCGTGGTCTTGCGGATCGTGCTGACCGCGTTTGCCGCCTTGCTGATGGGCTGGCCGTGGTTGAAGCTGATCGGGGGCCTGTTGCTGCTGTGGATCGGCGTCAAACTGATGGTGCCCGAGCAGGAAGGCGAGCACGAGATCCATGGCTCGGGCAGCGTCTGGGGGGCAGTCAAGACGATCATCGTGGCTGACTTCGTGATGAGTCTCGATAACGTGGTGGCTGTCGCCGGGGCGTCGCACGGCAGCATTCCGCTGCTGGTGTTCGGCTTGATCGTGAGCATTCCGATCATCATTTTCGCCAGCCAGGTCATCATGCACCTGATGGAGCGCGTGCCGCTCGTCGTGACGATAGGCGCCGGGCTCCTGGGTTGGGTGGCGGGGGGGATGATTGCGTCTGACCCCGCGATCAAGCCCTTGTTGGCGGGCCTGCCGACCTGGTCGGGCTATTTTGCTGCATCCGCCGGTGCGACGCTGGTGGTGGTGATCGGCGTCGTGATGACGCGTCGCCGCGCCCGGGGCTACCGCGTTCTTGAGGAAGGCTGA
- the sucD gene encoding succinate--CoA ligase subunit alpha, with protein MSILINKDTKVITQGITGKTGQFHTEKCQEYANGKNCFVAGVNPKKAGESIFNIPIFGSVKEAAAETGATVSVIYVPPAGAAAAIWEAVEADLDLAICITEGIPVRDMLEVRNKMKAKEAAGGKKTLLLGPNCPGLITPDEIKIGIMPGHIHRKGRIGVVSRSGTLTYEAVAQLTEIGLGQSSAVGIGGDPINGLKHIDVMKAFNDDPDTDAVIMIGEIGGPDEAEAALWCKDNMKKPIVGFIAGVTAPAGKRMGHAGALISGGADTADAKLAIMEECGFKVTRNPSEMGKLLKSLL; from the coding sequence ATGTCGATTCTGATCAACAAAGACACCAAGGTCATCACCCAGGGCATCACGGGCAAGACCGGCCAGTTCCACACCGAAAAGTGCCAGGAATACGCCAACGGCAAGAACTGCTTCGTCGCGGGTGTGAACCCGAAGAAGGCGGGCGAGTCCATCTTCAACATCCCGATTTTCGGGTCGGTGAAGGAAGCGGCGGCTGAAACCGGCGCGACCGTGTCGGTGATCTACGTGCCGCCGGCGGGTGCTGCCGCTGCGATCTGGGAGGCCGTCGAGGCCGATCTGGATCTGGCGATCTGCATCACCGAGGGCATTCCGGTTCGCGACATGCTCGAAGTGCGCAACAAGATGAAGGCCAAGGAAGCGGCCGGCGGCAAGAAGACCCTGCTGCTGGGGCCGAACTGCCCGGGGCTGATCACGCCCGACGAAATCAAGATCGGCATCATGCCGGGCCACATCCACCGCAAGGGCCGCATCGGCGTGGTGTCGCGCTCCGGTACGCTGACCTACGAAGCCGTGGCACAACTGACCGAAATCGGGCTGGGCCAGTCCTCGGCCGTCGGTATCGGTGGCGACCCGATCAACGGTCTGAAGCACATCGATGTGATGAAGGCCTTCAACGACGATCCGGACACCGACGCGGTGATCATGATCGGCGAGATCGGTGGACCTGACGAAGCCGAAGCCGCGCTGTGGTGCAAGGACAACATGAAGAAGCCGATCGTTGGCTTCATCGCGGGTGTCACGGCGCCGGCCGGCAAGCGCATGGGCCACGCCGGTGCGCTGATCTCCGGCGGTGCCGACACGGCTGACGCCAAGCTCGCCATCATGGAAGAGTGTGGCTTCAAGGTGACCCGCAACCCGTCTGAAATGGGCAAGCTGCTCAAGAGCCTGCTCTGA
- a CDS encoding DUF2889 domain-containing protein, which translates to MALPEPVAARRRLHTRRIVAEGFLREDGLFDLDATLTDLKDADYEILSGVRPAGTPVHEMRVRLTIDRHFNITDAVADTTWAPYTGYCEVIAPAYRQLVGLNLFQGFRKAMQERFAEVKGCTHLTELLLTLPTVALQTFATLIREDDSGDRKPYQLDRCHALDSSGAAAQRYYPRWHRPRSFEDSGNT; encoded by the coding sequence ATGGCATTGCCGGAACCGGTCGCCGCGCGTCGGCGACTTCATACGCGCCGCATCGTGGCGGAAGGCTTTCTGCGCGAAGACGGTTTGTTCGACCTTGACGCGACGCTGACCGACCTGAAGGACGCCGACTACGAGATCCTCTCCGGCGTGCGCCCGGCCGGCACGCCGGTGCACGAGATGCGGGTGCGCCTGACGATCGACCGCCACTTCAACATTACCGACGCCGTCGCCGACACCACCTGGGCGCCTTACACCGGGTATTGCGAGGTCATTGCTCCGGCCTACCGGCAGCTCGTTGGATTGAACCTGTTCCAGGGATTCCGCAAGGCGATGCAGGAACGTTTTGCAGAAGTGAAGGGCTGCACCCACCTGACCGAACTCCTCTTGACGCTGCCGACCGTCGCGCTGCAGACCTTTGCGACCCTGATCCGCGAAGACGATTCGGGCGACCGCAAGCCCTACCAGCTCGACCGCTGCCATGCGCTCGACTCTTCCGGCGCCGCGGCCCAGCGCTACTACCCGCGCTGGCACCGCCCTCGCAGCTTCGAAGACTCCGGAAACACGTAA
- a CDS encoding pilin: MKQIQSGFTLIELMIVVAIIGILAAVALPAYQDYTVRARVSEGLVAASAAKVNVQDVLSSGNPSGAATGYALGYTVPSASRNLSSVAITAATGVITITTTSAAGNGTLTITPNAPVGTALPTGTATFTPPAQAVAWRCMASGASASGFAGATAGTLPSRFAPAECK; the protein is encoded by the coding sequence ATGAAGCAGATTCAGAGCGGTTTCACCTTGATTGAACTGATGATCGTAGTTGCGATTATCGGAATACTTGCTGCTGTTGCGCTGCCGGCGTATCAGGATTACACAGTGCGCGCTCGCGTCAGCGAAGGGTTGGTGGCGGCTTCGGCAGCAAAGGTAAATGTTCAGGATGTTCTGTCATCCGGTAACCCGTCTGGTGCTGCAACCGGCTACGCGTTGGGTTATACAGTCCCGTCTGCATCGCGCAATCTTTCCAGTGTCGCGATCACGGCCGCTACCGGTGTGATCACGATTACCACCACATCGGCAGCCGGGAATGGCACGCTGACGATCACCCCGAACGCCCCTGTGGGTACTGCGCTGCCAACCGGTACTGCGACCTTCACGCCGCCAGCTCAAGCGGTCGCATGGCGTTGCATGGCGAGCGGCGCCTCCGCGTCTGGTTTCGCTGGCGCCACCGCTGGTACGCTCCCGTCGCGTTTTGCGCCAGCCGAGTGCAAGTAA
- a CDS encoding MBL fold metallo-hydrolase, giving the protein MEVRVLGCSGGIGGLDVRTTSLAIDDDILIDCGTGAGVLDVPALVAIDHVFLTHAHLDHIAYLPFIIDTVGDYRDRPLTVHAAPETLRIIRSHIFNWLIWPDFSAIPDRAHPLMRFNELRVGESIDIGGRRITALPALHAVPAVGYQIRSERGASLVFSGDTTLCEPQIAAINAIDELRVLIVETAFPNMQHDLALAARHLCPQMLFSLLDRLIVSPDVFITHLKPAQAAEITEEIATYAGRLRPQILKNDKVFRL; this is encoded by the coding sequence GTGGAGGTACGCGTACTCGGTTGCAGTGGCGGCATCGGCGGTCTGGACGTCCGCACGACTTCGCTAGCGATCGACGATGACATCCTGATCGATTGCGGCACTGGCGCAGGGGTGCTCGACGTGCCGGCGCTGGTGGCGATCGACCATGTCTTCCTGACGCATGCGCATCTTGACCACATCGCCTATCTGCCATTCATCATCGACACCGTCGGTGATTACCGCGATCGCCCGCTGACGGTGCACGCGGCGCCGGAAACGCTGCGCATCATCCGATCGCACATCTTCAACTGGCTGATCTGGCCGGACTTTTCCGCCATTCCCGATCGGGCGCATCCGCTGATGCGCTTCAATGAGCTGCGTGTCGGCGAATCGATTGATATCGGTGGTCGGCGAATTACTGCGTTGCCGGCGCTGCATGCGGTACCCGCAGTCGGATACCAGATCCGCTCGGAACGCGGCGCGAGCCTGGTCTTCTCTGGCGACACCACGCTCTGCGAACCGCAAATCGCAGCGATCAACGCGATTGACGAACTGCGGGTGCTGATCGTCGAAACCGCCTTCCCGAACATGCAGCATGATCTGGCGCTCGCAGCGCGGCACCTTTGCCCGCAGATGCTGTTCTCGTTGCTCGATCGGCTGATTGTTTCGCCCGATGTGTTCATCACGCATTTGAAGCCGGCTCAGGCGGCCGAGATCACCGAAGAGATCGCGACCTACGCGGGACGTCTCAGGCCCCAGATCCTCAAGAACGACAAGGTTTTCCGCCTCTGA
- the sucC gene encoding ADP-forming succinate--CoA ligase subunit beta, which translates to MKIHEYQAKEVLRKYGVVTPRGIPCFSVDEAVKAAEELGGKIWVVKAQIHAGGRGKGGGVKLARSLDEVRTLANEILGMQLVTHQTGPEGQKVRRLLIEEGADIKKEYYVAALTDRATQKVAMMASSEGGMDIEEVAHNTPEKIIKVFVDPAAGLTDAQAKELASGIGVPEASIPQAVDTLKRLYTCYMETDASLAEINPLILEGNGNIKALDAKFNFDANALFRHPEIVAYRDLDEEDADEIEASKFDLAYISLDGNIGCLVNGAGLAMATMDTIKLFGAEPANFLDVGGGATTEKVTEAFKIMLKNPKVKGILVNIFGGIMKCDTIATGVVTAAKETHLSVPLVVRMKGTNEDLGKKILAESGLPIISADTMAEAAEKIVAAVK; encoded by the coding sequence ATGAAGATTCACGAGTACCAGGCGAAAGAAGTCCTGCGCAAATATGGCGTCGTTACGCCGCGCGGCATTCCGTGTTTTTCCGTCGATGAGGCCGTCAAGGCCGCCGAGGAGCTGGGCGGCAAGATCTGGGTGGTGAAGGCCCAGATTCACGCCGGTGGCCGTGGCAAGGGCGGCGGCGTGAAGCTGGCCCGTTCGCTCGACGAAGTGCGCACGCTCGCCAACGAGATCCTCGGCATGCAACTGGTCACGCACCAGACCGGGCCGGAGGGCCAGAAGGTCCGCCGCCTGCTGATCGAGGAAGGTGCCGACATCAAGAAGGAATACTACGTTGCCGCGCTGACCGACCGTGCCACGCAGAAGGTTGCCATGATGGCGTCCTCCGAAGGCGGCATGGACATCGAGGAAGTCGCGCACAACACGCCGGAGAAGATCATCAAGGTCTTCGTAGATCCGGCGGCTGGCCTGACCGACGCGCAGGCGAAGGAACTCGCAAGCGGCATCGGCGTACCGGAAGCCTCGATCCCGCAAGCCGTCGATACGCTCAAGCGCCTGTACACCTGCTACATGGAAACCGACGCTTCGCTGGCGGAAATCAACCCGTTGATCCTCGAAGGCAACGGCAACATCAAGGCGCTGGACGCCAAGTTCAACTTCGACGCGAACGCGCTGTTCCGCCACCCGGAAATCGTCGCCTATCGCGACCTGGATGAAGAGGACGCCGACGAAATCGAGGCCTCGAAGTTTGACCTCGCTTACATCTCGCTCGACGGCAATATCGGCTGCCTGGTGAACGGTGCCGGTCTGGCGATGGCGACCATGGACACGATCAAGCTCTTCGGCGCCGAACCGGCGAACTTCCTCGACGTGGGCGGCGGCGCGACGACCGAGAAGGTCACCGAAGCCTTCAAGATCATGCTCAAGAACCCCAAGGTGAAGGGCATCCTGGTCAACATCTTCGGCGGCATCATGAAGTGCGACACCATCGCCACCGGCGTGGTCACGGCGGCCAAGGAAACCCACTTGTCGGTGCCGCTGGTCGTCCGCATGAAGGGCACCAACGAAGACCTCGGCAAGAAGATCCTTGCCGAATCGGGTCTGCCGATCATCTCGGCGGACACCATGGCCGAAGCGGCCGAAAAGATCGTCGCTGCCGTCAAGTAA
- a CDS encoding GspE/PulE family protein → MSVIPGRTNAGDLSRRLAFFKGLQALTARIHATNNIDEIIFELSADICSLFGAERITLYTVDETGAAIVSKIKTGLHSIKAIRLPISDRSIAGYVALHKTLLNISDVYDAVELENISPTLEFRREVDERSGYHSKQMLVAPILGAAESELLGVVQLINARDGSRFTAIDEEGLQGLAQTLGVAFAQRLSEDKPLRNKYDYLARIGIVSLEQLDELAKQARERNASVENLLLDDVRVAPAAVGDSMSRFYGVPYEPFRQERVKSMHLLRNIKKDYVLQSGWLPLEETQEGVIILTVDPEQVRGARVADNVFPGAKLSFRVTTRREFEKTAQQLFEQSYDESSVSDLLSGLSDDERDGPSQEDISAAADNELVKLVNKVIIEAHRQGASDIHIEPRPGKEKTLIRFRKDGSLVPYIEVPASFRNPLVTRIKIMCDLDISERRKPQDGKIRFRKYGPLDIELRVATIPTAGGMEDVVMRLLANGEPLPLSDLGMSPRNLERLHNTINKPYGIFFCCGPTGSGKTTTLHSILKELNTQDTKIWTAEDPVEITQRGLRQVQINRKAGLDFVAIMRAFLRADPDVIMVGEMRDKETVTIGIEASLTGHLVLSTLHTNSAPESVVRLLDMGMDPFNFADALLGVLAQRLAKRLCKHCKEAYFPDDDEITALIHEYCEDLRMTPEFLADPVAAEAALLADWKNRFGHEGRLVLHRAKGCQECTEGYKGRVGLHEMMVGTDEIKRLVQSRAPVSELLNCAMQDGMRTLRQDGIEKVLQGITDMKQVRKVCIR, encoded by the coding sequence ATGAGTGTCATTCCGGGCCGCACCAATGCGGGTGACCTGAGCCGTCGGCTCGCGTTTTTCAAGGGTCTGCAGGCGCTGACCGCGCGCATTCATGCGACCAACAACATCGACGAGATCATCTTCGAACTCTCGGCCGATATCTGCAGCTTGTTCGGCGCCGAGCGCATCACGCTCTATACGGTGGACGAAACCGGCGCGGCGATCGTTTCCAAGATCAAGACCGGGCTGCACTCGATCAAAGCGATCAGGCTGCCGATTTCCGATCGCAGCATTGCCGGCTACGTGGCGCTGCACAAGACGCTGCTGAACATTTCCGACGTCTACGATGCAGTGGAGCTGGAGAACATTTCGCCAACGCTCGAATTCCGCCGCGAAGTCGATGAGCGCAGTGGCTATCACAGCAAACAGATGCTGGTGGCGCCGATTCTTGGCGCGGCCGAGAGCGAACTGCTCGGTGTCGTGCAGTTGATCAACGCGCGGGACGGATCGCGCTTTACCGCTATCGACGAAGAGGGTCTTCAGGGCCTCGCGCAGACGCTCGGGGTGGCATTTGCGCAGCGCCTGTCCGAAGACAAGCCCTTGCGCAACAAGTACGATTATCTGGCGCGTATTGGCATCGTCTCGCTTGAGCAACTGGATGAGCTGGCGAAGCAGGCGCGTGAGCGCAACGCGAGCGTGGAGAACTTGCTGCTCGACGACGTGCGCGTCGCCCCCGCGGCGGTCGGCGATTCGATGTCGCGCTTCTATGGCGTGCCGTATGAGCCCTTTCGTCAGGAGCGGGTCAAGTCGATGCACCTGCTGCGCAACATCAAGAAGGATTACGTGCTGCAGAGCGGCTGGTTGCCCCTCGAGGAAACGCAGGAGGGCGTGATCATCCTGACCGTCGACCCCGAGCAGGTGCGCGGCGCGCGTGTGGCGGACAACGTCTTCCCCGGCGCCAAGCTTTCGTTCCGCGTCACTACGCGGCGCGAATTCGAAAAGACCGCGCAGCAGCTCTTCGAACAGTCCTACGACGAATCGTCGGTGAGTGACCTGCTTTCGGGGCTTAGCGACGACGAGCGCGACGGCCCTTCGCAGGAGGATATTTCCGCTGCGGCGGACAACGAACTCGTCAAGCTGGTCAACAAGGTCATCATCGAGGCGCACCGGCAGGGCGCGTCCGACATCCACATCGAACCGCGCCCCGGCAAGGAAAAGACGTTGATCCGTTTCCGCAAGGACGGATCACTGGTGCCGTACATCGAGGTGCCCGCCAGCTTCCGCAACCCGCTTGTGACTCGCATCAAGATCATGTGCGATCTTGATATCTCGGAGCGCCGCAAGCCACAGGACGGCAAGATCCGCTTCCGCAAGTACGGGCCGCTCGACATCGAGTTGCGCGTCGCCACCATCCCGACCGCGGGTGGTATGGAAGACGTGGTGATGCGCCTGCTTGCCAACGGCGAACCGCTGCCGCTGTCCGATCTGGGCATGTCGCCGCGCAACCTCGAACGCCTGCACAACACGATCAACAAGCCCTACGGCATCTTCTTCTGTTGCGGCCCCACCGGCTCGGGCAAGACGACAACGCTGCACTCGATCCTCAAGGAACTGAACACGCAGGACACCAAGATCTGGACGGCCGAAGACCCGGTCGAAATCACCCAGCGCGGGTTGCGACAGGTGCAGATCAACCGCAAGGCCGGGCTCGACTTTGTCGCGATCATGCGCGCCTTCCTGCGTGCCGACCCCGACGTGATCATGGTTGGCGAAATGCGCGACAAGGAAACCGTGACCATCGGCATCGAGGCCTCGCTCACCGGCCACCTGGTGCTGTCCACCTTGCACACCAACAGCGCGCCGGAATCCGTCGTGCGCCTGCTCGACATGGGCATGGATCCCTTCAATTTCGCCGATGCGCTGCTCGGCGTGCTCGCCCAGCGTCTCGCCAAGCGCCTCTGCAAGCACTGCAAGGAAGCTTATTTCCCCGACGACGACGAGATTACGGCGCTGATCCACGAGTACTGCGAAGACCTGCGCATGACGCCCGAATTCCTTGCCGATCCGGTCGCCGCAGAGGCCGCACTGCTCGCGGACTGGAAGAATCGCTTCGGTCACGAAGGGCGGCTCGTCTTGCACCGCGCCAAGGGCTGTCAGGAATGCACCGAAGGCTACAAGGGGCGCGTCGGTCTGCATGAAATGATGGTCGGCACCGATGAGATCAAGCGCCTGGTACAGAGCCGCGCGCCGGTCTCCGAACTCCTCAACTGCGCCATGCAAGACGGCATGCGCACGCTGCGGCAAGACGGCATCGAGAAGGTGCTGCAGGGCATCACCGACATGAAGCAGGTGCGGAAAGTGTGTATCCGTTGA
- a CDS encoding ornithine cyclodeaminase family protein gives MAALYLTEAEVAAVIDMPLALTAVESAHAALARGEAVDYPRQRVRSGKIIHHLLQGGLLDARRVTGYKTYTSSRNGTRFWLHLFDADSGDALAVIEADRLGMMRTGAAGGVAARWLARSESKRAVVFGAGWQARGQVEALALSLPIERFSVVARDRARLEAFCAEMAGLTGREVKAADAVEDAVRAADIVVTITSSPKPLFDGNWLPAGCHVNAAGSNALIRRELDEAAVARADLIAVDTRATALREAGDLLPLLEKGRLAEGRLVELGDIIAGFRPARTDARMVTLFESQGLAIQDLALGVEVLSRARDAKLGTPLPY, from the coding sequence ATGGCTGCGCTCTACCTGACCGAGGCCGAGGTCGCCGCGGTGATAGACATGCCGCTGGCGCTCACTGCGGTCGAGTCGGCACACGCGGCGCTGGCGCGCGGTGAAGCCGTCGACTATCCGCGCCAGCGGGTCCGCAGCGGCAAGATCATTCACCACTTGTTGCAGGGCGGGTTGCTCGATGCGCGCCGGGTCACCGGCTACAAGACCTACACCTCGTCGCGCAACGGCACCCGTTTCTGGTTGCACCTGTTCGATGCCGACTCGGGCGATGCGCTCGCGGTGATCGAGGCCGACCGGTTGGGCATGATGCGCACGGGCGCTGCTGGTGGTGTGGCGGCGCGTTGGCTCGCGCGGTCCGAATCGAAGCGTGCGGTGGTGTTCGGGGCGGGCTGGCAGGCACGCGGGCAGGTCGAGGCGCTGGCCTTGTCCTTGCCCATCGAAAGGTTTTCGGTGGTCGCGCGCGATCGCGCCAGACTCGAGGCCTTCTGCGCGGAAATGGCGGGGCTGACAGGCAGGGAGGTGAAGGCTGCTGACGCGGTGGAAGACGCCGTGCGTGCGGCCGATATCGTCGTCACGATTACCTCCTCGCCGAAGCCGCTCTTTGATGGCAACTGGTTGCCTGCTGGCTGCCATGTGAATGCGGCGGGGTCGAACGCGCTGATTCGCCGGGAACTGGACGAGGCGGCAGTCGCCCGCGCCGATCTGATTGCCGTGGATACGCGTGCGACGGCGCTGCGCGAAGCCGGCGACTTGTTGCCGCTGCTGGAAAAAGGTCGTCTTGCAGAAGGGCGTCTCGTCGAGTTGGGCGATATCATCGCCGGCTTCCGACCGGCGCGAACCGATGCGCGCATGGTGACCTTGTTCGAGTCCCAGGGCTTGGCGATCCAGGACCTGGCACTGGGGGTCGAGGTGCTTTCTCGGGCGCGGGATGCCAAGCTCGGCACACCCTTGCCTTACTGA
- the tfpZ gene encoding TfpX/TfpZ family type IV pilin accessory protein, with translation MRDRQRVRIAIKAGLTHLLASVVIALICAALVFQVWYPFPYNRILGGKELFLLVVAVDVVCGPVLTAVLFDRTKKRHLLIMDIGLVVVIQLAALAYGVFTMYQARPVFLAFEGNRFRVVRHLDVDFEQLARAPKEFRTIRRDGPTLIAVRLAASTDRDFPQSIQMSLRGDHPAFRPERWERYDLQRSKVVAELKPIAKLREKYPLRQKMIDDMLRQSGANERELGYLPMDAGKYADWVVVVRRQDAQPAAYLPLDGW, from the coding sequence GTGAGAGATCGGCAACGTGTCCGTATCGCGATCAAGGCGGGCTTGACGCATCTTCTTGCGAGTGTCGTGATCGCACTGATCTGTGCGGCCCTGGTCTTCCAGGTGTGGTATCCCTTTCCTTACAACCGGATTCTCGGTGGTAAGGAGTTGTTCTTGCTGGTGGTAGCGGTTGATGTTGTTTGCGGGCCGGTTCTGACCGCCGTGCTGTTTGACAGGACCAAGAAGCGCCATCTGCTGATCATGGACATCGGTCTTGTTGTCGTAATCCAGCTTGCTGCGCTGGCCTACGGTGTCTTCACGATGTACCAGGCGCGGCCGGTATTCCTGGCCTTCGAAGGCAACCGTTTTCGTGTCGTCCGCCATCTGGACGTCGATTTCGAGCAGCTTGCGCGTGCGCCAAAGGAGTTTCGGACCATCCGTCGTGATGGCCCGACGCTGATTGCGGTGCGCTTGGCGGCTTCCACAGATCGCGACTTTCCGCAGAGTATCCAGATGTCGCTACGGGGCGACCACCCTGCTTTTCGCCCTGAAAGATGGGAGCGTTACGACCTGCAACGCAGCAAGGTTGTCGCCGAACTCAAACCGATCGCCAAACTGCGCGAGAAATACCCGCTGCGCCAGAAGATGATCGACGACATGCTCCGACAATCTGGCGCCAACGAGCGCGAACTCGGCTATTTGCCGATGGATGCGGGTAAGTATGCGGATTGGGTGGTGGTCGTTCGCCGCCAGGATGCGCAACCAGCGGCGTATCTGCCGTTGGATGGCTGGTGA
- a CDS encoding FHA domain-containing protein translates to MPKIVLSMDGLVLKEIALDKQRITIGRKPHNDIQIDNLAISGEHASIATILQDAFLEDLNSTNGTYVNGQPIKKHALKDGDIVELGKYRLKFLKDTPPPAAANTFEKAFEVPQDFTKTQNTTMRAAAETMVTGFAEGQTATQGVTASGGLTGTNWSQPDSDQAAQIGVVQILSGRNAGRELELSKSLTTLGKPGLQVAVITRRAHGYFITHVEGTAFPVINGREISAQAHPLTDHDVIELAGVKMEFYLRAG, encoded by the coding sequence ATGCCGAAAATCGTCCTGAGCATGGATGGCCTCGTGCTGAAGGAAATCGCGCTGGACAAGCAGCGCATCACGATTGGCCGCAAGCCTCACAACGACATCCAGATCGACAATCTGGCGATCAGCGGTGAGCACGCGTCGATTGCGACGATCCTTCAGGACGCTTTCCTCGAGGATCTGAACAGCACCAACGGCACGTATGTGAACGGGCAGCCGATCAAGAAGCATGCCTTGAAGGACGGCGACATCGTCGAACTCGGCAAGTACCGGCTCAAGTTCTTGAAAGACACGCCGCCGCCGGCCGCCGCCAATACCTTCGAAAAAGCATTCGAAGTGCCGCAGGACTTCACCAAGACGCAGAACACCACCATGCGGGCCGCGGCCGAGACGATGGTGACGGGTTTCGCCGAGGGGCAGACCGCCACCCAGGGCGTCACCGCATCGGGCGGCCTGACCGGCACGAACTGGTCGCAGCCCGATAGTGACCAGGCCGCGCAGATCGGCGTGGTGCAGATCCTTTCCGGTCGCAACGCCGGGCGTGAACTCGAACTGAGCAAGTCGCTGACGACGCTGGGCAAGCCGGGCCTGCAGGTCGCAGTCATCACGCGTCGTGCGCACGGCTACTTCATCACTCATGTGGAAGGCACCGCCTTCCCGGTCATCAACGGGCGCGAAATCAGTGCGCAGGCGCATCCGCTGACCGATCACGATGTGATCGAGCTGGCGGGCGTCAAGATGGAGTTCTACCTGCGCGCCGGTTGA